A window of Eikenella corrodens contains these coding sequences:
- the secE gene encoding preprotein translocase subunit SecE, with the protein MSDCKQKVKEMSVASKQARQELRDRGQGAQCKTGRRNGAKLFLAAALIVGGAIGFSFLSQQPLYVRGAVLGVSLLLSGVIVFFWCDTGPGLIRYIKDSVVEIKKVVWPPKNEAWRNTFFVLIFTAVLTLFLWLVDSFLVWLFTKIAE; encoded by the coding sequence ATGAGTGATTGTAAACAGAAAGTGAAAGAAATGTCTGTTGCTTCGAAGCAGGCTCGGCAGGAGTTGCGTGATCGAGGGCAGGGTGCTCAATGTAAGACTGGAAGAAGAAATGGTGCTAAATTATTTTTAGCAGCTGCTCTGATTGTTGGTGGGGCGATTGGCTTTTCATTCCTGTCTCAGCAGCCGCTATATGTACGAGGTGCCGTTTTAGGGGTTTCGTTGTTGCTCTCCGGGGTAATTGTTTTCTTTTGGTGCGATACTGGTCCTGGTTTGATTCGATATATCAAGGATTCTGTTGTTGAAATCAAGAAGGTTGTTTGGCCACCTAAAAATGAGGCTTGGCGTAATACATTCTTTGTTTTGATATTCACGGCAGTGCTAACCTTATTTTTGTGGTTGGTGGATTCTTTTTTGGTATGGTTATTTACAAAAATTGCTGAGTAA
- the nusG gene encoding transcription termination/antitermination protein NusG gives MAKNWYVIQAYSGFEKNVQKTLKERIAREGMEEFFGQILVPVEEVVGIKNGRKTVSERKFFPGYVLIEMEMTDESWHLVKSTPRVNGFIGGTANRPLPISQREVDAIISQVSDVTGLEKKPKPRVEFVVGQQIRVSEGPFSDFNGLVDVVDYERNKLRVLVQIFGRETPVELDFSQVEKI, from the coding sequence ATGGCTAAAAATTGGTACGTCATTCAAGCTTATTCTGGGTTCGAGAAGAATGTTCAGAAGACTCTGAAGGAGCGGATCGCTAGAGAGGGAATGGAGGAGTTTTTTGGTCAGATTCTAGTGCCTGTTGAAGAGGTTGTTGGTATTAAGAATGGTCGGAAGACAGTTAGTGAGCGCAAGTTTTTTCCAGGCTATGTGCTAATAGAAATGGAAATGACGGATGAGTCGTGGCATTTGGTCAAGAGCACGCCTCGGGTTAATGGGTTTATTGGGGGTACGGCTAATCGTCCGCTGCCAATTTCTCAGCGAGAAGTGGATGCGATAATATCTCAGGTGTCGGATGTTACTGGTTTGGAGAAGAAGCCGAAACCGCGAGTTGAGTTTGTGGTTGGGCAGCAGATCAGGGTAAGTGAAGGTCCATTTTCTGATTTTAATGGGTTGGTTGATGTTGTTGACTATGAGCGCAATAAGCTGCGAGTTCTTGTGCAAATTTTTGGTCGAGAAACGCCTGTTGAGTTGGATTTTAGTCAGGTAGAGAAGATTTAG
- the rplK gene encoding 50S ribosomal protein L11 has translation MAKKIVGYIKLQIPAGKANPSPPVGPALGQRGLNIMEFCKAFNAATQNVEPGLPIPVVITAFADKSFTFVMKTPPASILLKKAAGLQKGSSNPLTNKVGKVTRAQLEEIAKAKEPDLTAADLDAAVRTIAGSARSMGLDVEGV, from the coding sequence GTGGCAAAGAAAATTGTAGGTTATATTAAGTTGCAGATTCCTGCAGGGAAGGCTAATCCTTCTCCTCCAGTTGGTCCGGCATTGGGTCAGCGCGGTTTGAATATCATGGAGTTCTGTAAGGCATTTAATGCGGCTACACAAAATGTGGAGCCTGGGTTGCCTATTCCTGTGGTAATTACTGCATTTGCGGATAAGTCTTTTACATTTGTAATGAAGACCCCTCCGGCCAGTATTTTGCTGAAAAAGGCTGCTGGTTTGCAGAAAGGCAGTTCAAATCCGCTGACTAACAAAGTAGGTAAGGTTACTCGTGCTCAGTTGGAAGAGATTGCCAAGGCTAAGGAGCCTGATTTGACTGCAGCTGATTTGGATGCGGCAGTTCGTACTATTGCCGGTTCTGCCCGTTCCATGGGTTTGGATGTGGAGGGTGTGTGA
- the rplA gene encoding 50S ribosomal protein L1, which yields MAKLSKRFQGLRSSIDSNVHYSIDEAIELVKKTATAKFDESVDVAINLGVDSRKSDQVIRGSVVLPKGTGKTVRVAVFTQGANVEAAKEAGADVVGFEDLAAEVKAGNLDFDVVIASPDAMRIVGQLGTILGPRGLMPNPKVGTVTPNVAEAVRNAKAGQVQYRTDKAGVVHATIGRASFAAADLRENFNTLLDAVVKAKPAATKGQYLKKIALSSTMGPGVRVDVGSVSV from the coding sequence ATGGCTAAGTTATCTAAACGTTTCCAAGGTTTGCGCTCTTCTATTGATTCAAATGTACATTACTCAATTGATGAAGCAATTGAGTTGGTGAAGAAAACTGCTACCGCCAAATTTGATGAGTCTGTTGATGTTGCTATCAATTTAGGTGTGGACTCGCGTAAATCTGATCAGGTCATCCGTGGGTCTGTTGTGCTACCGAAGGGTACTGGTAAAACTGTTCGTGTGGCAGTATTTACTCAAGGTGCCAATGTTGAGGCTGCAAAAGAAGCAGGCGCTGATGTGGTTGGATTTGAGGATCTGGCCGCAGAAGTAAAAGCAGGAAATCTAGATTTTGATGTTGTTATTGCCTCTCCTGATGCGATGCGTATCGTTGGTCAGTTGGGTACTATCTTGGGGCCGCGCGGTTTGATGCCAAATCCGAAGGTGGGTACGGTTACGCCAAATGTGGCAGAAGCTGTGCGTAATGCCAAAGCTGGTCAGGTTCAGTATCGTACTGATAAGGCTGGCGTGGTGCATGCTACCATTGGCCGCGCTTCTTTTGCAGCGGCTGATTTGCGCGAAAACTTTAATACCCTGTTGGATGCGGTGGTGAAAGCGAAGCCAGCGGCTACCAAGGGCCAGTATTTGAAGAAAATCGCATTATCTAGCACCATGGGTCCTGGTGTCCGTGTGGATGTTGGTAGTGTGTCTGTCTAG
- the rplJ gene encoding 50S ribosomal protein L10, which produces MSLSIETKKAVVEEIVAGIGNAQTMVLAEYRGISVASMTELRANARKEGVYLRVLKNTLARRAVEGTPFAGLAEHMVGPLVYAASEDAVAAAKVLHQFSKKDEKLIIKAGSYDGAVMDAAQVGQLAAIPSREELLSKLLFLMQAPLSGMARGLAALAEKKATEEASA; this is translated from the coding sequence TTGAGTCTTAGTATTGAAACTAAAAAAGCAGTTGTGGAAGAGATTGTTGCCGGTATCGGCAATGCTCAGACCATGGTGCTTGCCGAATACCGCGGCATCAGCGTTGCTAGTATGACCGAATTGCGTGCCAATGCTCGTAAGGAAGGTGTGTACTTGCGTGTTTTGAAAAACACGTTGGCTCGTCGTGCGGTGGAAGGCACTCCTTTTGCTGGGTTGGCTGAGCATATGGTTGGCCCGTTGGTATATGCAGCGTCTGAAGATGCTGTAGCTGCTGCAAAAGTGTTGCACCAATTCTCTAAAAAAGATGAGAAGCTGATTATTAAGGCAGGCTCTTATGACGGTGCTGTAATGGATGCCGCTCAGGTGGGTCAGCTGGCTGCAATTCCGAGCCGTGAAGAATTGTTGTCCAAATTGCTGTTCCTCATGCAGGCTCCGTTGTCTGGTATGGCTCGCGGCTTGGCTGCTCTGGCTGAGAAAAAAGCTACTGAAGAAGCATCTGCTTAA
- the rplL gene encoding 50S ribosomal protein L7/L12, whose product MAITKEDILEAIGGLTVMELNDLVKEFETKFGVSAAAVAIAAGPGAAGGEAEAKSEVDVILAAAGDQKVGVIKVVRAITGLGLKEAKDMVDGAPKTIKEGVTPAEAEEIKKQLEEAGAKVEIK is encoded by the coding sequence ATGGCTATTACTAAAGAAGACATTTTGGAAGCAATCGGTGGTTTGACTGTAATGGAGTTGAACGACTTGGTAAAAGAGTTTGAAACCAAGTTCGGCGTTTCTGCCGCTGCCGTTGCTATTGCTGCTGGCCCTGGTGCTGCTGGTGGTGAAGCTGAAGCCAAGTCTGAGGTAGACGTTATTTTGGCCGCCGCTGGCGATCAAAAAGTAGGCGTGATTAAAGTGGTTCGTGCCATTACTGGCTTGGGCTTGAAAGAAGCCAAAGACATGGTTGATGGCGCTCCGAAGACCATCAAAGAAGGCGTTACTCCTGCTGAAGCTGAAGAAATCAAGAAACAGCTGGAAGAAGCTGGCGCCAAAGTGGAAATCAAATAA
- the rpoB gene encoding DNA-directed RNA polymerase subunit beta — MSYSVTEKKRIRKSFAKRDSVLEVPYLLATQLESYRKFLQQETAFDKRLDEGLQAAFNSIFPIVSHNGYARLEFTHYILGEPLFDIAECQLRGITYAAPLRARIRLVILDKESSKPNVVKEVRENEVYMGEIPLMTPYGSFIINGTERVIVSQLHRSPGVFFEHDRGKTHSSGKLLFSARIIPYRGSWLDLEFDPKDLLYFRIDRRRKMPVTILLKALGYSAEQILDTFYDKETFYLNKDGVETDLVLSRLKGETVKTDICDADGKVLVAAGKRVTAKGLRDIEKAGLKRLRVDAEALIGKMLAKDVIVPDTGEILASANSEITEELLAQLEIHGVNEIQTLYINELGYGGYISSTLQVDETTDQMAARIAIYRMMRPGEPPTEEAVEMLFDRLFFNEASYDLSRVGRMKFNTRTYEQKLSEDQQQSWYGRLLNETLAGAAEKGGFILSTEDIVASIATLVELRNGHGEVDDIDHLGNRRVRSVGELTENQFRSGLARVERAVKERLNQAEADNLMPTDLINAKPVSAAIKEFFGSSQLSQFMDQTNPLSEVTHKRRVSALGPGGLTRERAGFEVRDVHPTHYGRVCPIETPEGPNIGLINSLSVYARTNDYGFLETPYRRVVDGKVTDEIDYLSAIEEGRYVIAQANAEVDKKGYLKGDLITCREKGETIMASADRVQYMDVATGQVVSVAASLIPFLEHDDANRALMGANMQRQAVPCLRAEKPLVGTGIERSVAVDSATAIVARRGGVVEYVDANRIVVRVHDEETVAGEVGVDIYNLVKFTRSNQSTNINQRPAVKAGDVLQRGDLIADGASTDLGELALGQNMTIAFMPWNGYNYEDSILISEKVAAADRYTSIHIEELNVVARDTKLGAEEITRDIPNLSERMQNRLDESGIVYIGAEVEAGDVLVGKVTPKGETQLTPEEKLLRAIFGEKASDVKDTSLRMPTGMSGTVIDVQVFTREGIQRDKRAQSIIDAELKRYRLDLNDQLRIFDNDAFDRIERMIVGQKANGGPMKLGKGKEITAEYLASLPTKHDWFDIRLSDEELAKQLELIKLSLQQKREEADEQYEIKKKKMTQGDELPPGVQKMVKVFIAIKRRLQAGDKMAGRHGNKGVVSRILPVEDMPYMADGRTVDIVLNPLGVPSRMNIGQILEVHLGWAAKGIGQRIEKMLAEQRKVKEIRSFLEKLYNGSGKKEDLKSLSDEEILTLAENLKGGATFASPVFDGAKEQEIYDMLELAYPSDDPEVQKLGFNDTKTQITLYDGRSGEPFDRKVTVGVMHYLKLHHLVDEKMHARSTGPYSLVTQQPLGGKAQFGGQRFGEMEVWALEAYGAAYTLQEMLTVKSDDVTGRTKMYENIVKGEHKIEAGMPESFNVLIKEIRSLGLDIDMERY; from the coding sequence ATGAGTTATTCAGTTACTGAAAAAAAACGTATCCGAAAGAGCTTTGCTAAGCGTGATAGTGTGCTGGAAGTGCCATATTTGCTGGCTACCCAGCTGGAGTCTTACCGAAAATTTCTCCAGCAGGAAACTGCTTTTGATAAGCGCTTGGATGAAGGCTTGCAGGCTGCATTCAATTCTATTTTCCCGATTGTGAGCCACAACGGATATGCTCGGTTAGAGTTTACTCATTATATCTTGGGTGAGCCATTATTTGATATTGCCGAATGTCAACTGCGTGGCATTACTTATGCTGCTCCTCTGCGTGCCCGTATCCGCTTGGTGATTTTAGATAAAGAATCTTCTAAGCCCAATGTGGTGAAAGAAGTGCGCGAGAATGAAGTTTATATGGGTGAAATCCCACTGATGACCCCTTATGGCTCATTCATTATCAACGGTACTGAACGCGTAATTGTGTCTCAGCTGCACCGCTCTCCGGGTGTATTCTTCGAACATGACCGGGGCAAAACCCACTCTTCAGGTAAACTGCTGTTTTCTGCACGTATTATTCCCTATCGCGGCTCATGGCTGGATTTGGAGTTTGATCCCAAAGACTTACTCTACTTCCGTATCGACCGCCGCCGTAAAATGCCGGTAACCATTTTGCTGAAAGCATTGGGATACAGTGCCGAGCAGATCTTGGACACCTTCTATGACAAGGAAACATTCTATCTAAACAAAGATGGTGTGGAGACCGATCTGGTTCTGTCGCGGCTGAAGGGCGAAACCGTAAAAACCGATATTTGTGATGCGGATGGCAAAGTGCTGGTTGCCGCAGGCAAACGGGTTACTGCCAAAGGGTTGCGCGATATTGAGAAAGCTGGCTTGAAGCGTCTGCGGGTGGATGCCGAGGCCTTGATCGGTAAAATGCTGGCGAAAGACGTTATCGTGCCCGATACCGGTGAAATTCTCGCATCGGCCAATAGTGAAATTACCGAAGAATTGCTGGCGCAGCTGGAAATTCATGGCGTGAATGAAATCCAAACCCTATATATCAACGAATTGGGGTACGGCGGCTATATTTCTTCTACGTTGCAAGTGGATGAAACTACCGACCAAATGGCCGCACGTATCGCTATTTACCGCATGATGCGCCCCGGCGAACCACCCACCGAAGAGGCGGTAGAAATGCTGTTTGATCGTCTGTTCTTCAATGAAGCCAGCTATGACCTATCGCGTGTCGGCCGCATGAAATTCAATACCCGCACCTACGAGCAAAAACTGTCTGAAGACCAGCAGCAATCGTGGTATGGCCGTCTGTTGAACGAAACTTTGGCTGGAGCCGCGGAAAAAGGTGGATTTATTCTTAGCACTGAAGACATTGTTGCTTCCATTGCTACGTTGGTTGAATTGCGCAACGGCCATGGCGAAGTGGACGATATCGACCACCTGGGTAACCGCCGTGTGCGCTCGGTAGGAGAGCTGACCGAAAACCAGTTCCGCTCCGGTTTGGCCCGTGTGGAACGTGCAGTAAAAGAGCGCCTGAATCAGGCAGAGGCTGACAACCTGATGCCGACCGATTTGATCAATGCCAAACCGGTATCAGCGGCGATCAAAGAATTTTTCGGTTCCAGCCAATTGTCACAGTTTATGGATCAAACTAATCCGTTGTCGGAAGTGACCCATAAACGCCGTGTATCGGCACTTGGCCCGGGTGGTCTGACCCGTGAACGTGCCGGCTTCGAAGTGCGCGACGTACACCCGACCCACTATGGTCGTGTGTGCCCGATTGAAACGCCTGAAGGCCCGAACATTGGTCTGATTAACTCATTATCGGTTTATGCCCGCACCAACGATTACGGCTTCTTGGAAACTCCGTACCGCCGCGTGGTAGACGGCAAGGTTACCGATGAAATCGACTATCTGTCTGCCATTGAAGAAGGCCGTTATGTGATTGCGCAGGCCAACGCCGAAGTGGATAAGAAAGGCTACCTGAAAGGCGATTTGATTACCTGCCGCGAAAAAGGCGAAACCATCATGGCCAGTGCCGACCGCGTGCAGTATATGGACGTGGCCACCGGCCAAGTGGTATCCGTTGCCGCTTCGCTGATTCCCTTCTTGGAACACGATGACGCCAACCGCGCCTTGATGGGTGCCAACATGCAACGTCAGGCCGTGCCCTGCTTGCGTGCTGAAAAACCATTGGTCGGCACTGGCATTGAGCGCTCCGTGGCTGTGGACTCCGCCACTGCTATCGTGGCCCGTCGCGGTGGTGTGGTGGAATACGTGGATGCCAACCGTATCGTGGTTCGCGTGCACGACGAAGAAACTGTAGCCGGTGAAGTGGGTGTGGACATCTATAACCTGGTGAAATTCACCCGCTCCAACCAATCTACCAATATCAACCAACGCCCGGCGGTGAAAGCCGGCGATGTGTTGCAGCGCGGCGATTTGATTGCCGACGGCGCTTCTACTGACTTGGGTGAACTCGCGCTTGGTCAGAATATGACCATTGCCTTTATGCCTTGGAACGGCTACAACTACGAAGACTCGATTCTGATTTCCGAGAAAGTGGCTGCCGCCGACCGCTACACCTCCATCCACATCGAAGAGCTCAATGTGGTGGCGCGTGACACCAAGCTGGGTGCGGAAGAAATCACCCGCGATATTCCCAATCTGTCTGAGCGTATGCAAAACCGTTTGGACGAGAGCGGCATCGTGTACATCGGCGCCGAAGTGGAAGCCGGCGACGTATTGGTGGGCAAAGTAACGCCCAAAGGCGAAACCCAGCTCACGCCGGAAGAAAAACTGCTGCGTGCCATCTTCGGTGAAAAAGCCTCCGATGTGAAAGATACCTCGCTGCGTATGCCCACCGGCATGAGCGGCACGGTAATCGACGTACAGGTGTTCACCCGCGAGGGCATCCAGCGCGACAAGCGTGCACAATCCATTATTGATGCCGAACTGAAACGCTACCGCTTGGATTTGAACGACCAACTGCGTATTTTCGACAACGATGCCTTCGACCGTATCGAGCGCATGATTGTCGGCCAAAAAGCCAATGGCGGCCCGATGAAACTGGGCAAAGGCAAAGAAATTACTGCCGAATATCTGGCTTCTCTGCCGACCAAGCACGACTGGTTCGACATCCGCCTGTCAGACGAAGAGCTGGCCAAACAGCTTGAATTGATTAAGCTCAGCCTGCAGCAGAAACGCGAAGAGGCCGACGAACAATACGAAATCAAGAAGAAAAAAATGACCCAGGGCGACGAGCTGCCGCCCGGTGTGCAGAAAATGGTCAAAGTGTTCATCGCTATCAAACGCCGCCTGCAGGCCGGTGACAAAATGGCCGGCCGTCACGGTAACAAAGGCGTGGTATCGCGCATTCTGCCGGTGGAAGACATGCCCTACATGGCCGATGGACGCACCGTAGACATCGTGCTCAACCCGCTGGGTGTACCTTCGCGTATGAACATCGGTCAGATTCTAGAAGTACATTTGGGCTGGGCTGCCAAAGGCATCGGCCAGCGCATTGAGAAAATGCTGGCCGAGCAGCGCAAAGTGAAAGAAATCCGCTCCTTCTTGGAAAAACTCTATAACGGCAGCGGTAAAAAAGAAGACCTGAAATCGCTCAGTGATGAAGAAATCCTCACTTTGGCCGAGAATCTTAAGGGCGGTGCCACCTTCGCTTCGCCGGTGTTCGACGGTGCCAAAGAGCAGGAAATCTACGACATGCTCGAATTGGCCTACCCGAGCGACGACCCCGAAGTACAGAAACTGGGCTTCAACGACACCAAAACCCAAATCACCCTGTACGACGGCCGCTCCGGCGAACCGTTCGACCGCAAGGTAACCGTGGGCGTGATGCACTATCTGAAGCTGCACCACTTGGTGGACGAGAAAATGCACGCCCGTTCAACCGGCCCGTACTCGCTCGTTACCCAGCAGCCGCTCGGCGGTAAAGCACAGTTCGGTGGCCAGCGTTTCGGTGAGATGGAGGTGTGGGCGCTGGAAGCCTATGGCGCAGCCTACACGCTGCAGGAGATGCTGACCGTGAAATCGGACGACGTAACCGGCCGCACGAAGATGTATGAAAACATCGTTAAAGGCGAACACAAAATCGAAGCCGGCATGCCAGAATCGTTTAACGTGTTGATAAAAGAAATCCGTTCGCTGGGCTTGGATATCGATATGGAGCGGTATTAA